TCCAAAAATTTAAACATAAATTTAGGCTTGCCTTGGAGATTTCATTGGCAACTCTTCAGCCAGGTAAAAAAGCGGTAATATCGGGAATGAAAGGAGGAACTGGCTTCAAGATAAATTTGAGAACGAGGGGTATAAGGGAAGGTAAAATTGTTGAGGTTGTAACGGCACATCCACTGCGGGCCCCAATCGTGATACGGATAGATGGAAAAGGCACTTCCATAGGGCGGGGGATGGCAAGCAAAATTTTTGTGAATGTAGGAAATGTTTAAGTAATATTTTTTCATACTTCCCCATGCATCAGAAATTATTTACTCCTGGGCCAAGCGAAGTGAGGATGGAAATTTTGCAGGCGATGGCAACACCCCAGATACATCACCGTTCTAAAGAATTTTCCCAACTTTATGCAGACCTCCAGCCAAAACTGCAAAAATTGTTGTATACACAAAATCCGGTGCTATTATTCATGTCTTCCTCTACAGGGGCCATGGAATCGGCAGTAATAAACGGCGTTAAAAAGAAATGTTTAAATCTTGTAAATGGGGCTTTCTCAAAAAGATGGCATAAGATAACAGAAATGAATGGCATTCCATGCGATATGTTGAGTATTGAATGGGATAAAGCGATAAAGCCCGAGATGGTTGAGGAAAAACTGGAAACGGGAGAATATGATGCGGTAGCTCTTGTATTTAACGAGACGTCTACGGGAATGATGAATCCATTGGAAGATATATCGGAGGTCATTAAAAAGTATCCGGACGTTTTCTTTTTTGTTGATGCGGTTTCTGCAATGGGTGGAGCCAGAATAGAAGTAGATAGGTTTGGCATAGATATGTGTCTCGCCGGCGTCCAGAAATGTTTTGCTTTGCCATCTGGTATAGCCGTTGCATCTGTAAGCGATAGGCTGATCAAAAGAGCCGGGGAAGTGAATAGAGGCTATTATTTCAATCTCCCGTTGATGTATAAGTACCATCTTAAAAATCAGACGAGGGTGACACCGGCAATATCGCAGATAATTGCACTGAATGCTCAAATGGATTACATAATAAACGAGGAAGGCCTGGAAAACAGATTTGCAAGGCATGAGAAGATGGCAAAGATTGTGCAGGAATGGGCAAGGAAATATTTTGATATTTATCCGGAAAGGGGGTACGAATCAAAAACGCTTACGTGCATTAGAAATACCAGGGGCATATCTGTAAAGGAACTGAATGATGAACTGGCAAAGCACTACATGCGCATTTCAAATGGATATGGCGACTTGAAGGAAAAAACATTCAGGATAGCCCACATGGGAGATCTGCAGGTCCAGGACATATACGGCCTGCTCGATGTCATAGAAGAAATACTCGACCTATAAATGTCAGAAAAAAATGAGATAAGGAAAAGGCTGCTGGGTAGGAGAAATTCTCTTTCTATAATAGAAATTTTTGAAAGAAGTAATTTAGTGATGAGCAATATTTACGGTATGGAAGATTTTGTAAAGGCGGAAGTTGTCCTGCCGTACATTTCATTTGGCACGGAAGTGAACACACATGGGCTTATACGCTCTCTCATAGGAAATAAAAAAGTTCTTGTTCCTGTTGTGACGGACAGAAAAAAAAGGGAAATAATTTTATCTGAGTTGAGAGACTGGAAAGAATTATCATCTGGTGCCTATGGGATTCTTGAGCCGAGAAAAGGATACGCAAGGGAGAGAGGGGCAAATGAAGTTGATATCTCTATTATCCCCGGGATAGCGTTTGATACCGATGGCAATAGGATAGGATATGGAGGGGGATATTATGATAAATTGTTGAAAAGGGTGGCAGGGATAAAAGTTGGCATTGCCTATGACTTCCAGGTTCTGGAGAGAATACCAAATGAAGGACATGATGTCAGGGTGGATAAGGTTGTGACAGAGAAAATG
Above is a window of Candidatus Thermoplasmatota archaeon DNA encoding:
- a CDS encoding FeoA family protein, with the protein product MATLQPGKKAVISGMKGGTGFKINLRTRGIREGKIVEVVTAHPLRAPIVIRIDGKGTSIGRGMASKIFVNVGNV
- a CDS encoding alanine--glyoxylate aminotransferase family protein; this translates as MHQKLFTPGPSEVRMEILQAMATPQIHHRSKEFSQLYADLQPKLQKLLYTQNPVLLFMSSSTGAMESAVINGVKKKCLNLVNGAFSKRWHKITEMNGIPCDMLSIEWDKAIKPEMVEEKLETGEYDAVALVFNETSTGMMNPLEDISEVIKKYPDVFFFVDAVSAMGGARIEVDRFGIDMCLAGVQKCFALPSGIAVASVSDRLIKRAGEVNRGYYFNLPLMYKYHLKNQTRVTPAISQIIALNAQMDYIINEEGLENRFARHEKMAKIVQEWARKYFDIYPERGYESKTLTCIRNTRGISVKELNDELAKHYMRISNGYGDLKEKTFRIAHMGDLQVQDIYGLLDVIEEILDL
- a CDS encoding 5-formyltetrahydrofolate cyclo-ligase, which produces MSEKNEIRKRLLGRRNSLSIIEIFERSNLVMSNIYGMEDFVKAEVVLPYISFGTEVNTHGLIRSLIGNKKVLVPVVTDRKKREIILSELRDWKELSSGAYGILEPRKGYARERGANEVDISIIPGIAFDTDGNRIGYGGGYYDKLLKRVAGIKVGIAYDFQVLERIPNEGHDVRVDKVVTEKMIIDTK